The sequence CGGCGAGAGCGCATGAGCGGGCCGCGCAGCGCGCGTCGCTGCCCCTGGGGCCGCGGAAGGTCTCTCGACTACAGGTAGACAGTGCCCTGCCCGCCGGCGGAGCGCTGCGCCTTCAAGGCTGCCGCCGCCACTTCCGGCGCCGGCATTGCCGACGGCTCATAGCTGCCTCTTGGGGCCGGCCGCAACCGGTCCACCGCCCGCACGAACGGCCTGTGCTCGGTCAAGACCCGCTGCAGGCGCTGGTAGAGCATGGCCGGCGAAACCGGTTTTGCCAGGAATTCGTGGATGCCGAGCTCCACTGCCTTGAGAACAACGGGCTTGCGCGCATCCGCGCTCACCATGATCACCGGCGTGGTGGCCACGCCCGTATCGGTGTCGCTGCGCAGGATCGAAAGAAACTCCGCACCGTTGAGCGGCGACATCACCCAGTCGCAGATGACGACATCGGGCTTTCGCTCCAGCGTTACCGCCAGACCGTCCGCTCCGTCCGACGCATCCGAGATACGCCGAATGCCGAACCCGTTCAGGATCGCCCTGAACAGGCTGCGCATATGCGAGTTGTCGTCGATAACCAAAACCGACACTGCTGAAAGGTCGAGTAACATGCCGTTCGGTCCCCTCCCGATTGGCTCATACTTATAAATATACGAAATACGGAAATATTTCGTTACGTAAGTTTCAGACGATAACATCGACTGCTGGGGCGCTCATCTGCTCGTCCGACCTGCGGCCTCGGCGCGCGATCCATACCCGCAATACCTTTCGGGAAGCCTACCGCCCGGCGCGGCAGGGCACGAAAACGACAACGCCGCCGGGAGGATCCCGGCGGCGTCGATGACGATTGCGTGCTCCGGCAGTGAACCGAAGCGGCTCAGGCGATGGCCGCCTCGCGCTCCGGATTGCCGCGCAGGTCGCGCTCCTTGCGGACGTTCTCGGCCACCATGAAGGCGAG comes from Stappia sp. 28M-7 and encodes:
- a CDS encoding response regulator: MLLDLSAVSVLVIDDNSHMRSLFRAILNGFGIRRISDASDGADGLAVTLERKPDVVICDWVMSPLNGAEFLSILRSDTDTGVATTPVIMVSADARKPVVLKAVELGIHEFLAKPVSPAMLYQRLQRVLTEHRPFVRAVDRLRPAPRGSYEPSAMPAPEVAAAALKAQRSAGGQGTVYL